GAATTTGCTGCCTCGCCGGCAATTTGTCCTTATCCTCCAGATCGCCGCCGGCCCAGGACACCCACATGCCCCCGCTGGATCGCATAATCGGGATCAGCGCCGAGACCAAGCCCCCGACCGTGGCGTCATATTCGTACCCGTCCTCTGTCTTCGTCACTGAATATGGCTCCCGATTAGAACAAATCACGAGCCGCCGACCTCTGAGGTTTACATCAACTGGTGTCTGTGTCACGTTATTCCGCCTGGTTAATTAAGGTGAGTATCAATCCGATCATACCACGCCCAGAGATGGGTATAGCTGTCGGTCGGCTGAAAGTCGGAATAGTTCACCATCCGGCTGATAAAAGCACTGACAGCAAGATCAGCCAGGGTGAGTGAATCGCCAACGAGATAGTCACCGGATTGCAGTGCGTCGTCCAGAAAACCGGCCTCTTTGTTAATACGCTGCTGTAAGTTTTCCTGCCCGTCCTTGTCCAGATCATTTCCATCACTGTCGACTTTGACTATTGCCTTATATCCGAGCGGCCCCCACACTTCGTCGGCGTACCGGTCAAGCATATATACCCTGCCGCGTTCTTCCGGAGATTCCGGAACGAGCGGCGAACCGTTACCATAATTTTTATCCAGGTACGTCACGATATCCGTGGACTCCGGCAGTGTGGTGTCTCCGTCGACGATCACCGGGACGCTGGGTTGTCCAGAGATCTGTTCCACACGGCTACGATCACCCGGGTCTATTATCTGGCTGTCGTAAGAAAGTCCCAACGCCCGGAAACCCCTGCGAGCTTTCTCGCAAAAGGGACAGCGCTCAAAGTGGTAGAGTTGGATTTTGTCAGTATCTGTCATCATATTCCCGGCGTTTTCCGAGTCCCATCCATCGCATTGAAAAAGTTAGGGACTGGCCTTGAGTATATCAAGACGACCGGCTGCTGCTCATTACACATTTCGTAATATTCGCCGCGGTGAATTGCACTCCCGTCACCGATCGCTTACAGCGTCGGTGACGGTTACTCCAGTTCTTTTTCCGCCGGAAATCACCAGCGGTTTTTTTGATAGTATTGCGTACTGTGTATTGGGAAAAAAACTCTTCAGATGAAAAAAATGGGAGTCATTCCGAGCGAAATGATGTGAAGTTGAGGAATCTCGTTTAAGGAACCTCCGAAGGGTGGACGACCAGATCCTTCGGCTCGCTCCGCTCGCTCAGGATGACTGGGGGAGTTTTACTATTGAGGAAACGTAAACATTGCGTCATTCCGACTCAGCGCTAGCGAAGGGAAGAATCTCGTGAAGATTTCTCCGGGAATACTAAGAGTAACATATTTCCCGGTTCGGGGACTAGGAGTACCAGCTTCGGTGATGGTGATCTACTAAACTTACACCGTCGGTGACCCTGCCAGGGATCACCGACGGAAGGCAATTGAGTCAATCCGACCGGAGCGCAAAGAAGCAAAGGAATCTCGTCAAGAATCGTCCATAGAATAATTAGCGCGTTCCTTCGACTCTTCCCCAAGGCGAGATCGCTCGGGATACCTGATTGTCTTTAGCTAAATAATAGAAAATTACTCAAGAATTGACTTCCTCGCGGTAATGTTCAATACCACGCCGCATGGAATCCCAGGCCAGGGTGGCGCACTTGAGGCGCACCGGGAAATCAGCAACGCCCTCCAGCGAAGCGACATCCAGGAATTCGTCCTTATCCGGCAATTCCCCTTCGCCACGCATCATTTCCTCAAACATTTTGATGATCTCCAGGACTTCGTCCAGGCTCTTGCCCTTGATGAGTTCGGTCATCATCGAGGAGGAGGCCATGCTGATGGAACAGCCATGGCCGTCGAAACTAATATCCTGTACGATACCGTCTTCATCCACGTCAGCAAACAGTTCCAGGATATCCCCGCAACTGGGATTGTGGCCGCCCTCGGTAAATGTGGGATTGTCTAACTCGCCCCGATTACGGGGGGTCCGGTAGTGATCGAGTATAACTTCTTTATACAGCCCGTTCAGTGACATTGCCAAAAATTTCCCGCACTTTGTTCAACGATTGGAAAAATATATCAATTTCATCGGTAGTATTGTAGAAATAAATACTGATTCGCGCAGATGATCCGATGCCGAGTTTGCGCATCAACGGCTGGGCACAGTGATGGCCGGCACGAATGGCGACGCCCTCCTGGTCGATAATGGTAGCAATATCGTGGGGATGTGTTCCGTCCATGGTAAACGAGACGATGCCGCCGCGCTTTCCCAATGGCCCGTATACGTGGACGTCTTCAAAATAATTCATCCGGCGCATGGTATAGTTCATCAGGTCGCTCTCATGCGCCAGGATTTTTTCCATACCGATATCCTGTAGGTAATCGATGGCGTACCCCAGTACAATACACTGGGCAATATTCGGCGTACCGGCTTCGAATTTCCACGGGGGCTCTTTGTAGGTGGAGGAGTCCAGATAGACATCCTCGATCATTTCACCGCCGCCGAGGAACGGATTCATAGACTCCAGTGCCTCATATTTCCCGTACAGGATGCCAACGCCGGTTGGTCCGCACATCTTGTGGCCGGAAAACGCATAAAAATCGCAGTCGAATTCCTGGATATCCGTTGGACTGTGTGCTGCTCCCTGCGCTCCGTCCACCAATACCCTCGCGCCATATTCATGAGCCAAATCCGCAATCTTGCGTATCGGATTGATCGTCCCCAGCACATTGGACATCTGAGTTACGGCGACGATTTTCGTCTTGTCACTCAGGAGGCTTTCGAACTGCCCCAGATCCAGATGGCCGGCCTTAGTGAGTTCAATACCCTTGATCTCCGCTCCGGTATCTCTGGCAATAATATGCCAGGGAACGATATTGCTGTGATGCTCCATGTAGGAAATCAGGATCTCATCGCCGGGCTCCAGAAATTTACGTCCCCAGGCATTGGCCACCAGATTGATGGACTCGGTGGTACCCTTGGTGAAAACAATATTCCGCTCCGACTCCGCATTGATGAAGTCGGCCACCTTTTCTCTGGCCAGTTCGTAGGCATCGGTGGCTTCTTCGCTGAGGGTATGAATGCCCCGGTGGACGTTGGCGTTATATCGTGAATAATACTCGGCAATTTTATCAATAACCTGCTGCGGTTTCTGGGATGTTGCTGCGTTGTCAAGATAGACCAGCGGCTTGTTATCCTGAACCCGCCGGCTGAGCACCGGGAAATCCTGCCGAATGCGTTCCACATCCAGCGGACTGTTCTGCCCGGGCACTGAGCCATTTTTTCCGGGAACGGTCAAAGTTATTCTCCGTAGTTCACGTAAATCGTATTGTCTTCGATTTTCGTTTCGTATTTCGTCACCCCCACTACTGCCGGAAAGGACTTTACCTCACCGGTACGCACGTCAAATTCTGCGCCGTGAAGAGGACATTTCACCTTATTCCCCAGCAGTTCCCCTTCCGAAAGTGATGCTTCGGCATGGGAACAAGTATCATCAATTGCATAGACATCATCATCCATACGAATAACAGCAATACGGGTTCCATCGTTCATAGTTATCTTGTCCATGTCGTACTCCCCCAGTTCCCCGAGGGAAAGCGCTTCAACCCAGGCCATGCAAATGTCTCCTACTCTGCGATCTTCTCGATCTTTTCCTGTATCAGCCTATCTATGAGGTCCTTCGTCGACTTAGAACCAATATGCTTCGTTACGTCTTTGAAAAAGCCGGAGATGATCACTCGTTCGGCCTGCTGTTTGCTCAGACCACGGCTTCTCAGGTAGTACATCTGATCGTCGTTAATTCGCCCGACGGTCGCACCGTGCCCTGCCTTGACGTCGTCTGCTTCGATTTCCAGCACCGGGATAGAATCTGCCCGCGCCCCTTTGTCGAGGAGAAGGTTTTTATTCTCCAGTTCCGCCTCGGTGAGCTGGGCATCCCGGTCGATCTTGATGAGTCCCTGGAAAACGGAGCGACTCTTGTCCTTTAGCGCGCCTTTGAAAATACTTTCGCCGGTAGTGTGCGGCGTTTCGAGTTTCAGCAGTACACCGGTGTCCAGGTGCTGGGTGTTGTCCAGGAAGTATAGTCCGAGGGCATCGGCGTTGGCTCCTTCACCGGCGCACACGCTGTCGATGTGGTTCTTCGCCAGTTTACTGCCGAAGTTAGAGACCACCCAGGTCATCCGGGCGTCTCGTCCGATGTGGGCCCGTTTGTTGGAGAAATCGTATGTTTCCTGATTATAGCTCTGGATACTGGTATAGTTCATCCGGGCGTTATCGTTCAGGAAGACCTCACTGATGCCATTGTGCAGCGTTTTAATCTCATCATTTGCCGAGCGGAACACCTCTACAAACTGCGCAGACGCGTTCTCTTCCAATATAATCAGATTATGCTGCGCCAACACAGCGTTCGGTTTATTAACCGTAAATAACGCCTCAAACGGAATGTCCACCTCCACATTCTTTGGCACGAACAGAAATGCTCCGCCGCTCCAGAAAGCACCGTTTAGTGCCGCAAATTTACTGTATTGTGGTGTCATCACCTTGGTGAACAGATATTCCTTCACCAGCTCGGGATGCT
This Candidatus Neomarinimicrobiota bacterium DNA region includes the following protein-coding sequences:
- a CDS encoding glutathione S-transferase family protein, with product MMTDTDKIQLYHFERCPFCEKARRGFRALGLSYDSQIIDPGDRSRVEQISGQPSVPVIVDGDTTLPESTDIVTYLDKNYGNGSPLVPESPEERGRVYMLDRYADEVWGPLGYKAIVKVDSDGNDLDKDGQENLQQRINKEAGFLDDALQSGDYLVGDSLTLADLAVSAFISRMVNYSDFQPTDSYTHLWAWYDRIDTHLN
- a CDS encoding SUF system NifU family Fe-S cluster assembly protein, with amino-acid sequence MSLNGLYKEVILDHYRTPRNRGELDNPTFTEGGHNPSCGDILELFADVDEDGIVQDISFDGHGCSISMASSSMMTELIKGKSLDEVLEIIKMFEEMMRGEGELPDKDEFLDVASLEGVADFPVRLKCATLAWDSMRRGIEHYREEVNS
- a CDS encoding cysteine desulfurase — protein: MDVERIRQDFPVLSRRVQDNKPLVYLDNAATSQKPQQVIDKIAEYYSRYNANVHRGIHTLSEEATDAYELAREKVADFINAESERNIVFTKGTTESINLVANAWGRKFLEPGDEILISYMEHHSNIVPWHIIARDTGAEIKGIELTKAGHLDLGQFESLLSDKTKIVAVTQMSNVLGTINPIRKIADLAHEYGARVLVDGAQGAAHSPTDIQEFDCDFYAFSGHKMCGPTGVGILYGKYEALESMNPFLGGGEMIEDVYLDSSTYKEPPWKFEAGTPNIAQCIVLGYAIDYLQDIGMEKILAHESDLMNYTMRRMNYFEDVHVYGPLGKRGGIVSFTMDGTHPHDIATIIDQEGVAIRAGHHCAQPLMRKLGIGSSARISIYFYNTTDEIDIFFQSLNKVREIFGNVTERAV
- a CDS encoding non-heme iron oxygenase ferredoxin subunit; this translates as MAWVEALSLGELGEYDMDKITMNDGTRIAVIRMDDDVYAIDDTCSHAEASLSEGELLGNKVKCPLHGAEFDVRTGEVKSFPAVVGVTKYETKIEDNTIYVNYGE
- the sufD gene encoding Fe-S cluster assembly protein SufD, translating into MASDNGHTQGFTREQMYAISEAKEEPAWVKEQREAAYNTWEELPMPTTKDEEWRRTDISHIDFGAFTPYTDVNGEAVTSVEELPDATKDLVQSSDQRGGLLYQGDSEVQLTKISEDLREKGVIFTSLEQAVKEHPELVKEYLFTKVMTPQYSKFAALNGAFWSGGAFLFVPKNVEVDIPFEALFTVNKPNAVLAQHNLIILEENASAQFVEVFRSANDEIKTLHNGISEVFLNDNARMNYTSIQSYNQETYDFSNKRAHIGRDARMTWVVSNFGSKLAKNHIDSVCAGEGANADALGLYFLDNTQHLDTGVLLKLETPHTTGESIFKGALKDKSRSVFQGLIKIDRDAQLTEAELENKNLLLDKGARADSIPVLEIEADDVKAGHGATVGRINDDQMYYLRSRGLSKQQAERVIISGFFKDVTKHIGSKSTKDLIDRLIQEKIEKIAE